Part of the Pseudoxanthomonas sp. Root65 genome is shown below.
GCGCACCCTGTCGATCGTCAAGCCCGATGCCGTCGCCAAGAACGTCATCGGCGAAATCTATGCCCGCTTCGAAAAGAACGGGCTGAAGATCATCGCCTCTAAGATGAAGCACCTGTCGCGCCGTGAGGCGGAAGGTTTTTACGCCGTCCACCGCGAGCGTCCGTTCTTCAACGCGCTGGTCGAGTTCATGATCTCCGGTCCCGTCGCGATCCAGGTGCTGGAAGGTGAGAACGCCGTGCTGAAGCATCGTGAGATCCTCGGCGCCACCAACCCGAAGGACGCCGCGCCGGGCACGATCCGCGCCGACTTCGCCGACTCCATCGACGCCAATGCGGCGCACGGTTCGGATTCGGTCGAGAATGCGAACAACGAGATCGCGTACTTCTTCGCCGCGACCGAAGTGTTCTCGCGCTAAGCGATATGCGATGAGCCGCGACGAACTGCCGCCGATCGAGTTGAAGCTGGCCACGGACGCACCGTCCGTGGCTGTCGGCGTGCCCGTGTCGTCCAAGCAGAACCTGATGGACCTGGACCGTGAAGGACTGGAGCAGTTCTTCGTCGGTACGCTCGGTGAGCAGAAGTTCCGCGCTCACCAGGTAATGAAGTGGATCCACCATCGCTACGTCACCGACTTCAGCGAGATGACCGATCT
Proteins encoded:
- the ndk gene encoding nucleoside-diphosphate kinase, encoding MALERTLSIVKPDAVAKNVIGEIYARFEKNGLKIIASKMKHLSRREAEGFYAVHRERPFFNALVEFMISGPVAIQVLEGENAVLKHREILGATNPKDAAPGTIRADFADSIDANAAHGSDSVENANNEIAYFFAATEVFSR